The genomic interval CTTCACCCGCACCATTTTTTATATATAATTTAACAATAAAAGAATCATTAATTTTGGTTCTTTTTTTATTACAATATTTGACATCTATGTTGATATAAGGTAATATTTTTATATCAATTGTTAGAAATTAGGTGAAAAAATGGAGAACATCATTGAAATTAAAAATTTAATAAAAAACTACGGGGATATTGTTGCAGTTAATGATATCACTTTTAATGTTAAGAAGGGTTCTTTTTTCGCATTTCTTGGTCCTAATGGTGCAGGAAAGTCAACGACTATAAAAATGATTTGTACAACACTTGAAAAAACTTCAGGATCAATTAAAGTCGGTGATTATAAAGTAGGAAAAGAAAATGATGAAATAAGAGATATGATTGGGGTTGTTTATCAAGAATCAATTCTTGATGATTTGTTAACAGTAAGAGAAAATTTACAAATTAGATCAACCTTTTATAATCTATCCAAAAAAGAATTTAATGATAGATTAAGTGAAATATCAGATATTGTTGGAATCACAGATTTTTTAGATCGACAATACGGTAAACTATCAGGTGGACAGAAAAGACGTGCAGATATTGCTAGGGCATTAATTAATAAACCTAAATTACTTTTTATGGATGAACCGACCACTGGATTAGATCCACAAACAAGAATTAAAGTGTGGGAAACGATTGCTCAACTCCAAAAAGAGACAAATATGACTATTTTTTTAACAACCCATTACATGGAAGAGGCTGTTTCAGCTGATGAAGTTGTTATAATTGATAATGGAGTTATTGTTGCCCATAATACCCCAGATCAATTACGATTAAAATATAGTTATGATAGATTACGTATTATTCCAAAAAATATGGATCAATTAGTAAAAAGTATAGAGCGCGAGCATAAGGTTAAAAATGATGTGATTGAAATTCGAGTTAAAGATAGTATGGATGCCTTAGGTATTCTTAAAAATCATGAAAATGATATCATTAGTTTTGAAGTGATAAGAGGTAATATGGATGATGTATTTATCAATATTACAGGTAGAGAGATAAGATAAGGGGTGATAGGATGAATGTTATATTCGCTTTAGTAAAAAGAAATTTAAAAGTTTTTTTGAGAAATAGAACAGCTGTTTTTTTCTCATTCCTTTCAATTATAATTATTATCGGATTATATGCTTTATTTTTAGGCGAGGTACAAGTAGATAACATAAAAAATTTAATGAATCCACCTGCAGGTATAACTATAATTGATAAAGATATAGCCTGGTTAGTCAATTCTTGGATTATGGCTGGGTTAATAAGTGTTAATACAGTAACAACTACATTAGGTACCTATGGAATTATTGTTACTGATATAGAGTACAAGAAAAATAATGATTTCCTTTCGTCTCCAATTAAACGTTATCAAATTGTTTTAGGATATATTATTTCATCATGGATATTGACATTTGTGCTTTCTGTTCTTGGATTTTTTATGGTTGAGTTTTATATTGTAATGCAAGGTGGAGAAATGCTTTCTTTTATTGAGATAATTCAAACGTTATTAATCATAACTTTATCTGTTATATCATTTTCTGCGATATTGTTTTATATTACTTCTTTTATTAAAACTTCTAATGCATTTGGAACATTCAGTTCTATTGTAGGAACTTTAATTGGATTTTTAGCTGGAATTTATGTACCACCAGGAGCTTTACCAAATTTCGCGAAAACGATTATTTCACTTTTTCCAGTTAGTTATAGTGCTAGTATGTTAAGGAGAATATTTACTGACAAACCAATAAATAATGTGTTTGGACAAGCAAACAGTATAGCTACAAACAAATATCAAGAAGCTTGGGGTATTAAATTATTTATTGGTGATACTGAACTAGGTTGGATGTTTATGATTATTTCATTAATTATAATTGGATTTGTATTTTATGGATTATCAGTTATAAGAATAACACGAAATAAATTATCATAATATATTAAGAGATAGGTTAAAATATAAACCTATCTTTTATTTTTAATTGTTTATCTAGACGTATATAATTATCAAAATTATAAAAACTAAATAATATGAAATAGTGTATAATTTTTAATTTGCATTCTATTTTACTATTTTATCCATTATAAATGGAAAAAATAAGTGGTTGATTTAGTAGTAGATTAGTGATAAAATCTTAATTCCTGATGCTTGATACAAACAAAAAAAACTTCTAAATATTAGCAGTTGACAAAAGGTAATACAGATGTTAAAATCGTATTCGCCTTTAAATCAAATAATTAAAAATTGTTTGTAAAAGGATGTTGACATTTCGAATTGAAAATGATAAAATCTATTTCTGTCGTCAGGTTTCGACAAAACAAATTTTCTGAAAATCTTTATTGACAATGAGGTCAATTAATGATAAAATTTGTATTTGTTAAACAGTTTAATTTTCATTTTAAATGAAATAAAATTAAACAAAAAAGTTGACAAAATTGCGCATAAGTGATATGATAATATGGCGTAATTGTGAGTAGATCTTTGAAAACTAAACAGAACGTTGAATAAACGAACAAGTTAAAACCTTTGAGTACAGAATCAAAAAAACCAATGAAATTAATTATATTAATTAATAAATTATTTGGAGAGTTTGATCCTGGCTCAGGACGAACGCTGGCGGCATGCCTAATACATGCAAGTCGAACGAACACTTTTAGTGTTAGTGGCGAACGGGTGAGTAACACGTAAGTAACCAACCTATGAGACGAGGATAACTACTGGAAACGGTAGCTAATACTGGATAGGATATAGAATCAATGATTTTATATTTAAAGATGCCTTAAAGCATCACTGATAGATGGGCTTGCGGCGCATTAGCTAGTTGGTAGGGTAAAGGCCTACCAAGGCGACGATGCGTAGCCGACCTGAGAGGGTGAACGGCCACACTGGGACTGAGACACGGCCCAGACTCCTACGGGAGGCAGCAGTAGGGAATCTTCGGCAATGGACGAAAGTCTGACCGAGCAATGCCGCGTGAGTGAAGAAGGTCTTCGGATTGTAAAGCTCTGTTATTAGGGAAGAAAGAACTTAGCAGGAAATGGCTAAGAAGTGACGGTACCTAATGAGAAAGCCACGGCTAACTACGTGCCAGCAGCCGCGGTAATACGTAGGTGGCGAGCGTTGTCCGGAATTATTGGGCGTAAAGCGTGCGTAGGCGGTCTATTAAGTCTGATTTGAAAGCCCATGGCTTAACCATGGAGGGTGATTGGAAACTGGTAGACTTGAGTACAGGAGAGGAAGGTGGAATTCCACGTGTAGCGGTGAAATGCGTAGATATGTGGAGGAACACCGGTGGCGAAGGCGGCCTTCTGGCCTGTGTCTGACGCTGAGGCACGAAAGCGTGGGTAGCAAACAGGATTAGATACCCTGGTAGTCCACGCCGTAAACGATGAGTACTAAGTGTCGGGGGAGACCTCGGTGCTGAAGTTAACGCATTAAGTACTCCGCCTGGGAAGTACGGTCGCAAGACTGAAACTCAAAGGAATTGACGGGGACCCGCACAAGCGGTGGAGCATGTGGTTTAATTCGACGCAACGCGAAGAACCTTACCAGGCCTTGACATCCCAATGACCGGTATAGAGATATACCTTTCCTTTTGGACATTGGAGACAGGTGGTGCATGGTTGTCGTCAGCTCGTGTCGTGAGATGTTGGGTTAAGTCCCGCAACGAGCGCAACCCTTGTTGTTAGTTGCTAACATTAAGTTGAGGACTCTAACGAGACTGCCAGTGACAAACTGGAGGAAGGTGGGGATGACGTCAAATCATCATGCCCCTTATGGCCTGGGCTACACACGTGCTACAATGGTTAGAACAAAGAGAAGCGAAGCGGAGACGTGAAGCAAACCTCAAAAAACTAATCTCAGTTCAGATTGTAGTCTGCAACTCGACTACATGAAGTCGGAATCGCTAGTAATCGCGAATCAGCATGTCGCGGTGAATACGTTCCCGGGTCTTGTACACACCGCCCGTCACACCATGAGAGTTTGTAACACCCGAAGCCGGTGGCCTAACCTATTTATAGGAGGGAGCCGTCTAAGGTGGGACAGATGATTGGGGTGAAGTCGTAACAAGGTATCCCTACGGGAACGTGGGGATGGATCACCTCCTTTCTAAGGAGAAAGAATAAAAAGAAAAAGCACACAAAGGTTTAACTTGAATCAAAAGTTCTGTTTAGTTTTGAGAGATGAAACTCTCAAAAGAAGCCCTAATAGGATGGGCCTGTAGCTCAGATGGTTAGAGCGCACGCCTGATAAGCGTGAGGTCGATAGTTCGATTCTATTCAGGCCCACCATAAAAAAGCGTGTAGATAAAAAAAGTGGGGCCTTAGCTTAGCTGGGAGAGCGCCTGCCTTGCACGCAGGAGGTCAGGGGTTCGAATCCCCTAGGCTCCACCAAAGACTTTTTATTTCCTATAATCCTATATGGAAAAATTTATTGGTTGACAATGAATTAGGAAATGATATAATCAATAAGCTAAAAAGAAATTGATCTTTGAAAACTGGATAATGTAAGAAAGTAAACACAACAGCAGTGTTTGCGAAACAAAGCTTAAGCAAAGAACAAGCGCGTAACTAAATAAAGAAATTTATTTAGAATTATTAGGTTAAGTTAATAAGGGCGCACGGAGGATGCCTAGGCACTAGGAGCCGAAGAAGGACGCAACTAACGGCGAAACGCATCAGGGAGCTGTAAGTAAGCAGATCTGGTGATATCCGAATGGGGAAACCCTATAGGAGTAATATCCTATAACCGCTACCTGAAAAGATAGGGTAGCAGGAGGCATACCCAGGGAACTGAAACATCTAAGTACCTGGAGGAAAAGAAAGAAAAATCGATTTCCTAAGTAGCGGCGAGCGAAAGGGAAAGAGCCCAAACCATGGCAACATGGGGTAATAGGACCACAAAAACAGGATTAATGTAGTATAGACGAATGACGTGGGAAAGTCAACCAAAGAAGGTGAGAGTCCTGTAGTTGAAATACTAGATTAGACTAAGTGGGATCCTGAGTACGGCCGGACACGAGGAATCCGGTCGGAAATCGCGAGGACCATCTCGTAAGGCTAAATACTACCTAGTGACCGATAGTGAACCAGTACCGTGAGGGAAAGGTGAAAAGAACCCCGGGAGGGGAGTGAAATAGAACCTGAAACCGTGTGCCTACAAATAGTCAGAGCCCGTTAAAGGGTGATGGCGTGCCTTTTGTAGAATGAACCGGCGAGTTACGATATAGTGCAAGGTTAAGGGAAGAACCCGGAGCCGAAGCGAAAGCGAGTCTTAATAGGGCGAATAGTATTATGTCGTAGACCCGAAACCGAGTGAGCTAGCCATGTGCAGGGTGAAGGTTGGGTAAAACCAACTGGAGGCCCGAACCGTAGTCTGTTGAAAAAGGCCCGGATGACATGTGGCTAGGGGTGAAATTCCAATCGAACTCGGATATAGCTGGTTCTCCCCGAAATAGCTTTAGGGCTAGCCTCGTTAAAGAGCTTACTGGAGGTAGAGCACTGAATATACGATGGCCTCACCTCGAGGTACTGAATGTAATCAAACTCCGAATGCCAGATAAGTATAAACGGGAGTCAGACTGTGGGTGATAAGGTCCATGGTCAAAAGGGAAACAGCCCAGACCGCCAGTTAAGGTCCCAAAATAAACGTTAAGTGGAAAAGGATGTGGAGACACATAGACAACTAGGATGTTGGCTTAGAAGCAGCCACCATTCAAAGAGTGCGTAATAGCTCACTAGTCGAGTGACTCTGCGCCGAAAATGTACCGGGGCTAAACGTTTTACCGAAACTGCGGATCCAATGGGATGGTAGGGGAGCGTTCTAACAACGGAGAAGCTAGATCGTGAGGACTAGTGGAGATGTTAGAAGTGAGAATGCCGGTGTAAGTAGCGAGAAGATAGGTGAGAATCCTATCCGTCGAAAGCCTAAGGTTTCCAGAGGAAGGCTCGTCCGCTCTGGGTAAGTCGGGACCTAAGGTGAGGCCGAAAGGCGTAGCCGATGGACAACTGGTAGAGATTCCAGTACCACCATAATAACTGATGGAGTGACGGAGAAGGCTAAGGTGAGCCCACGGATGGAAGAGTGGGTCTAAACAGTAAGACAGTATAGAAGGCAAATCCGCTATACGCTAATGTCAAGCTGTGAAAGATAGCAGAATGATGTGAAGCACCTGATGTCAAGCTTCCGAGAAAAACTTCTAGGGTTAATTATTATGGTGCCCGTACCGTAAACCGACACAGGTAGGCGAGGAGAGAATCCTAAGACGCGCGAGAGAACCATCGTTAAGGAACTCGGCAAAATGACCCCGTAACTTAGGGAGAAGGGGTGCTTGTGTAAAAGCAAGCCGCAGTGAAAAGGCCCAAGCGACTGTTTAACAAAAACATAGGTCTCTGCTAAACCGAAAGGTGAAGTATAGGGGCTGACGCCTGCCCGGTGCTGGAAGGTTAAGGGGAAATGTTAGGAAACGAAGCATCGAACTGAAGCCCCAGTAAACGGCGGCCGTAACTATAACGGTCCTAAGGTAGCGAAATTCCTTGTCAGGTAAGTTCTGACCCGCACGAAAGGCGTAACGATTTGGGCACTGTCTCAACGGTGGACTCGGTGAAATCATAGTACCTGTGAAGATGCAGGTTACCCGCGACAGGACGGAAAGACCCCGTGGAGCTTTACTGTAACTTGATATTGAGTTTCGGTGTAACATGTACAGGATAGGTAGGAGACTGTGAATCCAGGACGCTAGTCTTGGAGGAGTCGACGTTGGGATACTACCCTTGTTGCACTGAAATTCTAACCTACATCCATAATCGGGATGGGGGACAGTGTCAGGCTGGCAGTTTGACTGGGGCGGTCGCCTCCTAAAGAGTAACGGAGGCGCCCAAAGGTTCCCTCAGAATGGTTGGAAATCATTTGAAGAGTGCAAAGGCATAAGGGAGCTTGACTGTGAGACATACAGGTCGAACAGGGACGAAAGTCGGGCTTAGTGATCCGGCGGTGCCGAATGGAAGGGCCGTCGCTCAACGGATAAAAGCTACCCCGGGGATAACAGGCTGATCACATCCAAGAGTTCACATCGACGATGTGGTTTGGCACCTCGATGTCGGCTCATCGCATCCTGGGGCTGAAGTCGGTCCCAAGGGTTGGGCTGTTCGCCCATTAAAGCGGTACGCGAGCTGGGTTCAGAACGTCGTGAGACAGTTCGGTCCCTATCCGTCGTGGGCGTAGGAAATTTGAGAGGAGCTGTCCTTAGTACGAGAGGACCGGGATGGACATACCGATGGTGTACCAGTTGTTCCGCCAGGAGCATAGCTGGGTAGCTAAGTATGGAAGGGATAAACGCTGAAAGCATCTAAGCGTGAAGCCCCCTCAAGATGAGATTTCCCATTCTTTTAAGAAGTAAGAACCCTTGAAGACTACAAGGTTGATAGGTCAGAAGTGTAAGTGTGGTAACACATGTAGCTGACTGATACTAATAGTTCGAGGACTTAACCTAAATAAATACGAATATTATCATACAAGTATGATATAATTACTTACATTATCTAGTTTTGAGAGATCAATCTCAAAGAAAAAACATAGTCTAGTGGTAATAGCATAGAGGAAACACCTGTTCTCATCCCGAACACAGAAGTTAAGCTCTATAGCGCCGATGATAGTTCACGCGAAAGTAGGTCGCTGCTAGGCTAAAAAGTGCCTCAATAGCTCAGTTGGTTAGAGCACATGACTGTTAATCATGGGGTCCTAGGTTCAAGTCCTAGTTGGGGCGCCACTAAATAACGGCCTGTTGGTGAAGCGGTTTAACACACATGCCTTTCACGCATGCATTCACGGGTTCAAATCCCGTACAGGTCACCATTATGGAGG from Mycoplasmatota bacterium carries:
- a CDS encoding ABC transporter permease translates to MNVIFALVKRNLKVFLRNRTAVFFSFLSIIIIIGLYALFLGEVQVDNIKNLMNPPAGITIIDKDIAWLVNSWIMAGLISVNTVTTTLGTYGIIVTDIEYKKNNDFLSSPIKRYQIVLGYIISSWILTFVLSVLGFFMVEFYIVMQGGEMLSFIEIIQTLLIITLSVISFSAILFYITSFIKTSNAFGTFSSIVGTLIGFLAGIYVPPGALPNFAKTIISLFPVSYSASMLRRIFTDKPINNVFGQANSIATNKYQEAWGIKLFIGDTELGWMFMIISLIIIGFVFYGLSVIRITRNKLS
- a CDS encoding ABC transporter ATP-binding protein — protein: MENIIEIKNLIKNYGDIVAVNDITFNVKKGSFFAFLGPNGAGKSTTIKMICTTLEKTSGSIKVGDYKVGKENDEIRDMIGVVYQESILDDLLTVRENLQIRSTFYNLSKKEFNDRLSEISDIVGITDFLDRQYGKLSGGQKRRADIARALINKPKLLFMDEPTTGLDPQTRIKVWETIAQLQKETNMTIFLTTHYMEEAVSADEVVIIDNGVIVAHNTPDQLRLKYSYDRLRIIPKNMDQLVKSIEREHKVKNDVIEIRVKDSMDALGILKNHENDIISFEVIRGNMDDVFINITGREIR